TCTTGCGTATCGGGGCGGTCACCACACTCTCCAGGAACTTCCAACTCGAGCTGGTAAGACCACTTCTCCATAGGAGCGATATCGAACTGGTGCTTAGGACGGGCGCCCTGCGCGACCTCCTGAGTATGCTCGATGCACACACCATCGATCTGGTTCTTTCCAATCTGCCGGTGCCCCCTGATGCCCAGACGGGCCTTCAAAACCATCTGATCAGTGATCAGGAAGTCATTCTCGTCGGCCATCGACGTGACGAGAAATTCCGTTTTCCTGAATCCTTGCGCGGAGTCGGCATGGTGCTTCCAAGCATGGAGAGCAACATCAGGGGAAGCTTCGATGTTCTGATGCGTCAGCACGGAATCCGGCCACAGATCGTCGCAGAGGTGGCCGACATGGCAATGCTGCGCCTGCTTGCCCGGGAGGTTGATGCTATCACCTTGGTGCCTAGGGTTGTCGTCCGTGACGAACTCAAGAACGGAACTTTGGTGGAGCTTCACCGTATCGATAAGATCCGCGAAAGCTTCTACGCGATCACTCCATCCAGACACTTCCCGAACTCCTTAGTACGGGAGATCGTTAAAACCTCAAATCCGAAAAAAAGAACCAGCGTCCGTCGGGTCGTCGAGACAAAATCCAAACCTCTTCATGCTAAGAGGGCATCTAAGGGGTAAGCCGTGTTGTTCGTTCGTCGCGTCTCGCTGAGACAATGATCCTTGATCACTTTGTGCTTACATCCCAAAGCCTCTCAACTCGCCAAGTGTGGACTTTCTGATCAACCTTAAGATGAACTTTTTTGATTAATGAGTTTACGAGTTGTCATTACAGGTATGGGAGCAGTGACGCCGCTCGGCAATACGGTTGATTCCTTTTGGGAAGGCCTGATTCACGGAAGAAGTGGCATTGATAAGATCACCGCTTTTGATCCATCCCGCCTGACATCCCAGATTGCCGGTGAAGTAAAGGATTTCAACCCAGCTCCCCATTTTTCCCATCCGAAGAAGGGATTACGCGCGGATCGTTCCAGTCAGTTCGCTGTTGCTGCCGCTAGTCAGGCCTTTATTCATTCCGGATTAAAGAATCTCCATACGTTCAATCCGAATCGAGGGGGTGTTGTTTTTGGAGCCTCCAACGGCGGAATCACGACCCTGTCGAAGCAATTCCAGATTCTAGTTGAGAAAGGCCCGAGTAAACTCTCCCCTTTTCTGATTCCCATGCTTCGTACCAATATGGCTGCGGCCATGGTGGCCATAGAGTTGGGTCTAGAGGGGCCAAATTTTTCTGTAGGAGCCGCTTGCGCTTCCGCAAGTGAGGCAATTGGGCAGGCCTGGCGGCTGATTAGAAATGGAGAGGCCGACTTCATACTCACCGGAGGTAGTGAAGCCCCGATTTGCGAGCTGATGGTCGGCGGTTTTTGTGCCATGAAAGCGCTGAGCCAGCGCAATTCCTCACCGCAACAAGCTTCCCGGCCCTTTGATCTTGAACGCGACGGCTTTGTCATCTCGGAGGGAGCGGGAGCTCTTGTTCTTGAGGAGGAGTCTCATGCACGCAGGCGTGGCGCTACGATTTTAGCCGAGATCATTGGTCATGGGCTAACGACGGACGCTTATCATATCACTCAGCCAAGTGCCGATGGGAAGGGTGTAGCCGCATCGATGAATGCCGCACTAGCGCAGGCAAAGTGCCAGCCCTCGGAACTCTCCTACGTCATTGCCCATGCTACTTCAACAAAAGCTGGAGATCGCGCCGAGGCCAGAGCCATTCAATCTCTCTTTGGTCACCACTCGACACCCGTAACAGCTCTAAAATCCATGACAGGTCATTTGTGTGGAGCCTCCAGCGCGATAGAACTTATTGGCGCTGTTAAATCAATAGAGCAGTCACTGATCCCCCCGACGATCAACCTTTTCAGACCGGATAAGCACTTCGCGTTGAACCACGTTGCCAACCAGCCAAGAGAAGCCAAAATAAAGAATGTCGTGATTAACGCCTTCGGCTTTGGTGGTAATAATTCCTCCCTAGTCATAAGTCGTTATTGAGATTTAAAAGAGGTTTTGAGGGCTTTAGGAAAGTTTTCTGCGATATCACTCATCAAAAGAAGCCCCTGAAAAGTTTCTCCCAAGCGGGAGTACCAAGGATTTTTTCGTTCAGCGTGCCGAGGATGAACACACACCAAAACACCCGAATACGAAATCCATCTCATCGCCTCCCCTTAGTGTAGTCCGATCTCTAGACGATCTCCGATAAATGCCATTCTGACCGATATCTCAGTCATAAGTTGACATAAGGTCTCCTATAGCAGACTTTACTTCCATGCTTCAGCCATCTTCCATGCCACTACCGGCTAGCCATGCCCTGCGAAAGCTGGGGCGGGACTTGTCGATTGCCCGAAGGAAGAGGGGTATCTCGACCGCAGACATGGCGTCCCGGCTTTTTGTCAGCAGGGATACCTTATGGCGTCTTGAAAAGGGGGATCCCTCGGTGGGTATCGGCACCCTGGCAACCGCTGCCTTCATTCTCCAAATGCACGATCGCCTCGCAAATCTTGCCAACCCATCAACCGATGCCATTGCCCTCGACCTTGATGAGGGCCGACTTGCCAAACGTATCCACCGCATCCGACGCACTGCCGTATGACCATCGAGGTACACATTGATTGGAAAGGTAAGCCTCTTTTTGTCGGGAAGCTCCATACATCAGAGCGCACCCCAGCGACTTCTTTTGAATACTCCGCCGAGTGGCTGGCACGCTCGGATGCTTTTCCCATTGATCCGACTTCACTCCCCCTCCGGGCCGGCCCCCATCATGCACCGATGCTTTTTGGCGCCTTTGCCGATTGTGGCCCCGACCGTTGGGGGCGGGTGCTTATCAAACGCTCCGCGAGCAAGGGACTTCTTGAGCGGATACCCCGACATGATCTGGACTATGCATTGGCGCTTGATGATGCCTCGCGGATTGGAGCACTGCGCTTTCGTTCCGAGGGCGGGAGTCCTTTTTTGGGTGAGTCTTCTGGAAAATTGCCTCCAATCGTTCAGTTGACGGCTTTGCTCAATGCTGCCAATGCGGTGCATGGGGAGAGTGAAACAGCGGAGGATCTCAGATTCCTACTGGGAAGGGGTTCTCCTCTGGGAGGGGCCCGCCCGAAATCGGCCATAACTCTTCGTGATGGCAGTCTGGCGATTGCAAAGTTCCCAAAGCCGGATGATACCCTCGATGTGGCAGCCGGAGAGGTATTGGCGTTGACCCTTGCCCGTAAGGCCGGAATGACCGTTGCAGAGCACCAACTTCTTTCGGTCGATGGCAAGAGCATC
This window of the Verrucomicrobiota bacterium genome carries:
- a CDS encoding LysR family transcriptional regulator produces the protein MPFLNYHHLRYFRAIAQEGNLTRAAGHLRISPSALSTQLAQLEESLGQRLFERSNKRLLLTEAGHIALDYAETIFRTGEELYDTLKHRVPKQRQVLRIGAVTTLSRNFQLELVRPLLHRSDIELVLRTGALRDLLSMLDAHTIDLVLSNLPVPPDAQTGLQNHLISDQEVILVGHRRDEKFRFPESLRGVGMVLPSMESNIRGSFDVLMRQHGIRPQIVAEVADMAMLRLLAREVDAITLVPRVVVRDELKNGTLVELHRIDKIRESFYAITPSRHFPNSLVREIVKTSNPKKRTSVRRVVETKSKPLHAKRASKG
- the fabF gene encoding beta-ketoacyl-ACP synthase II, with the translated sequence MSLRVVITGMGAVTPLGNTVDSFWEGLIHGRSGIDKITAFDPSRLTSQIAGEVKDFNPAPHFSHPKKGLRADRSSQFAVAAASQAFIHSGLKNLHTFNPNRGGVVFGASNGGITTLSKQFQILVEKGPSKLSPFLIPMLRTNMAAAMVAIELGLEGPNFSVGAACASASEAIGQAWRLIRNGEADFILTGGSEAPICELMVGGFCAMKALSQRNSSPQQASRPFDLERDGFVISEGAGALVLEEESHARRRGATILAEIIGHGLTTDAYHITQPSADGKGVAASMNAALAQAKCQPSELSYVIAHATSTKAGDRAEARAIQSLFGHHSTPVTALKSMTGHLCGASSAIELIGAVKSIEQSLIPPTINLFRPDKHFALNHVANQPREAKIKNVVINAFGFGGNNSSLVISRY
- a CDS encoding helix-turn-helix domain-containing protein, whose product is MLQPSSMPLPASHALRKLGRDLSIARRKRGISTADMASRLFVSRDTLWRLEKGDPSVGIGTLATAAFILQMHDRLANLANPSTDAIALDLDEGRLAKRIHRIRRTAV
- a CDS encoding type II toxin-antitoxin system HipA family toxin, translating into MTIEVHIDWKGKPLFVGKLHTSERTPATSFEYSAEWLARSDAFPIDPTSLPLRAGPHHAPMLFGAFADCGPDRWGRVLIKRSASKGLLERIPRHDLDYALALDDASRIGALRFRSEGGSPFLGESSGKLPPIVQLTALLNAANAVHGESETAEDLRFLLGRGSPLGGARPKSAITLRDGSLAIAKFPKPDDTLDVAAGEVLALTLARKAGMTVAEHQLLSVDGKSISVITRFDRQGEHRIPFLSANTLLALPLDDPGAYTLLADGIRQHGDNVENDLRELWRRLVFSLLASNYDDHLRNHGFLMLRAGRWALSPAYDLNPVPEIDRSQTPKTPISEDLGDPTIAAALRSAPRFALSAKDAKTILREVFEAVSTWHETGKRLGIKASTLAAYQTAFEHPMAEEARRIIG